Genomic window (Paenibacillus sp. PK3_47):
TTCTGCATCCGCTGATCTCTATCCGTTCAGCGGATGATTGCTATTCCTGTTTGTTGCCGCGTTTGAACACACGGCTGAGTATTACTCCGGCCAGAATCAAAGCCATACCGGTGAGGTAAATAGGCATCGGGCTGTTCTCGCCTGTCTGCGGCAGCATACCGCCTGCCTGGTTTGTTACTGTTCCTTGAGGGATGTCATCGTCCTCAATGTCCACTCCGCCTTGCGGAATGCCGTCATCTTCAATGTCAACGCCACCCAGCGGGATATCGTCATCAGTTGCAATTTCTTCACCCGGTACAAGTGGTGTAGACGGCGTTACTGCCGGTGAAGGAGTGGCTGCCGGAACAGGTACGGCACCTCCCGGAATTTCATCGTCATCAACAATGACTCCCGGAACTACTGGCCCTGTTGTACCTGAAGTTGGAGTTCCGCCAGGAACACCTGGTGTTACCGGTGAAGTCGGCACCGGAGATGCCGTGGATGTTGCTACCGGGCCCTCTGTCGGAGCAGGAGTTACCGTTCCTCCTCCCGGAGACTCTGTAGGTGCTGCAGATTCTGTAGGCACCGGAGTAGGTGTTGTTGTAGGCACCGGCACCTCCTCTGCGTTAAGCACAGTCAGATTCACCCGGGCCGCGGAGCCGATTGTAACCGGGTACTCTTTGCCGTCCAGCAGATATCCCTGAGGCGCTGCCTTCTCGATCAACACATACCCGCCAAGCCAGAGATTATTAAATACAGCACTGCCTTCTGCGTCTGTAGTAACGGTGTTAACCAACACACGCTCTGTACCATTCACACGGTACAGTTCAAAGACTGCACCCGCAAGCGGTCTATCCACATTTACAGCATCAACCTTCTTGACGGCCAGCGATCCTCGTTCACCGCTGCCTGTACCCGAACCGCTGGATACGCCAACGATTACTTCTGTACTTGTATCCTTCTCCACAAGCACAGCATTGTTACCGCTGAAATTCACAGTATTAACCAGCTTATCACCGGTATTTGCAACAATCAGCGACTGATATTCCAGGATAAATGCAGTGCTTATATCCCGGGTGAAGCTCAATTCAAAGCTGCGGTTGCCCGCTGCATCAGTGATGAGGTTCAGTGTATAATCGATATCCTTAACCAGTTTCGGTCCGGATTTGGTAACTTCTCCGGCTGCGGAGACTGCAGTCGGGTACAGATGGAACGTATCCGGCAGAAGGATCTGGTTGGTGCTTGGAACGTCTACGATCTTGGCATCCTTAACAAAGGACTGCGTACGGTTAATTGCTATGCTCCAATTCACCTTGTCGCCGTTTTGCAGACCATTCTTGTAGATATACTCACCGCCGTGCCGGATCTCCAGGGTGGCCGTTAGATCCTTGGACACCTTCTTGGCGCCATCCCGCAGCTGCGCAGTATTGGTAATCATTTTATCTATAAGCTGGCCCGCAAGCGAGGTGTTGAACTCAATAAAATAAGGCTTATTAATAGCATCTGCAAATTCAACCTTCAATTCGTTGCTGCTGCTGACAGTATAGGTATAAGCTGTATTACTGATTTCAGATCCTTTTGTTGAGTTGCCTTTGGTGTCGATATTCATATCATAAATTTTGAGGGAACCCGGTACCAGCGTCTGTCCCGCAGTCAAAAGATCCGTCAATACGGGATCAGCAATTTCCTTACCGTTATAGTTGGCACCCACAGTCCAGGTAATTTCTTTGGCTGCCGCATTGTAAGAACCAGTTTTGAATCCGTTCTTTTTCACTTCCGCGCGGGGAATGAATAATCCGTCAGCGTGCGTCCAGCGGGCAATGCCTTTGCTGTCAATCCAGTCAATCCGCGCCCGGTTGAGGAAATTGTCCGAACTTCCCGTCAGCCAGTCATTGCTGAACTGGGTCTGGTATGTGATCGTGTAATATCCGGAAATCGCTGAAGCGAACTTCACTGTGAAGCTTGCGTTAGGCTCCACTGGCGTTTTATAGTCCAGTGTGTATGCAGAGGAGTCCAGCACTTTCCCTTTGCTGTCTCTTACGACAATGGAATCCGGAACAAACTTCTGTCCTCCTGAAGGGAAGCTGTCAGTTACGACTACATTATCCATCGGGTAACCATCAAAGTTGAAGGTGATTTTCCAGTCTGTTGTTTTGTTCTTGTAGTCAATCCCCGACAAGTTCTTATAGATAATAGCCGGACGTACAAGCTGCGTTGCACTGGATGAATAAGTGCCTTCTGTTACCGTGTTTGTAATAACAGTATCCTCGAATACACGGTCTGCAGCTTTAATTTTATATTCAATCCGGTAAGGCGAGGTCAGATCATTTGCGAACTGCAGTTTAAAGCCTTTTTTACCGGCTGCAGTAATATCCGTTACGGAATAATCCGTATTCTCGGTAAGCGTCTGGCCCTTAACGGCATTTCCAGCTGAATTCAGGACTACCGGATAGACCTTCAGAGAACCTGCAATAAGCTCATGCGATTCATCGAAGAGATCTTCCAAAACAGCATTTACCTGTGGAATGGACTTGCTGTTGTAGTTATATTCAATAGCCCAGGAAACGGTCTGAGTGTTCCACTCGTAGCCGGCGGACATTTTTTTCAGTGTGCCTCCGCGCTCTACAGTCACCGTTGCCGAAGAACTGGCTGGTGTCCGGCCTTCACCTGTAAACGTGGCCGTATTGGTAAAGGTATGCTTAGTCTCCGAGGATATCGCCGTAGTGTATGCGATCCGGTAAGCGCTGCTGATTGCAGAATCGGTGAATCGAACCTGCAGCACACCATCACTCACCTCAGCGGTATACTTGCTGCTGTCAACAGGAGCACCCTGTACGACAGAACCGTCAAGCTGCACAGTCAGCGCATATACGGCCAGGGTAACTGTACTGTCCATCGCCAGTCCTGCCGGAATCGGATCAGTTACTGCTGCGCCAGCTACTGTCTCCAGCTTCTTGTTCACATCAACTGTCCATTGGATCGTGGATGCGTTGTATCCGCTTGAGGAGCCTTGTTTCTCAATCGTACTGCCAACCTCCGGCCTGAAGCTGACGACTATGCTCTGCGTGCCGCCATTTACAGGGAACAGAATTTCTTCTACTCCGCTGCCGGGAATTTTTGTTTTGTCAAACTTGGTATTGATTCTCAGGGTTCCCTGCACATTGGCGTGATTCTCGATATAACCGTTAAAGGTCATCACAACCTGATGTGTGGATTGGCTGACCGTGAAGCTGCCCACTTCACCGTCGTCCGACACGAGGGTGCCTCCGATATCGTTGTAGAGCTGGAACTGTTCAGGAAGGAGGAGCGTGAAGGTATCGCCGCTCACATACCCGTGTCCATCAGGCAGCGACCAGGTGTAATCCAAACTGACAGTGGATTCTACATCATAGACATCGCCTGTAACGGTCTGCCCGTCAGGTCCGTAGACTGCCATAGAGACACTTGTAATAATATCTCTGTCGGCTTCAATCCCCGCAGCTGTTGCCTGCGTAGTAAACCCGATGCTGTATGCTACCTGCACAATAAGCATCAGAAACACAATTGCAATATTGACTCTTCTTTTTACCATTCCGCGGAATCCCCCAATTCTCAATTAATTTTGCAAATCTTCATCCCTCTTGCAGCATATTCGCCCGCTGCTTTTTCATGCTCTATTTCAGAAAATGCTGGATGAACAATGGATACAGCTGCCTATGACACAACAAAATAAAGGCCTGACCATGAAATGACAGGGTATAACACTCATTCACTTAATCCCAGTTATGTATTCGGGCATCCTCCGTCCGTCGTATGTTAGATTACAGGAATCAGGAATATCTTCCTTTTCTGGTCCGCAAGAGCGTTATATACTTATATCACCTAAGTATAGTGCTGTAGAATCAGATAATGTTGCAATCCGTTAATTTATTTTGAAAAGTCAATTAAATTGGTTACAGGGAGAGAAGCCCGTGAATGCTGCAGCCTTTTTTGACCGGAGACATGAGACTGATTTTGCCATGTTCTCACCTTCTCACTTCATAGCACTGGCCGTTGTTATTTTGATATGTATACTGCTCTACATTAACCGGAATGCACTGCGCTCCCATCCGGCACGCAGGAAACTGTTCCGTATTCTGCTGGCAGGCCTGCTGCTCTCCTCCGAAGCTGCGCTGCATATATGGTATCTCTCCCAGGACATCTGGAAGAACGGTTTATCGCTGCCGCTTGAGCTGTGCGGAATCACCCTGCTCTTGTCCGCCGTGATGCTGCTTACCCGCAGCCGCCTGCTGTATTCTTTTCTTTACTTTGCCGGGATCGGCGGAGCCGGCATAGCCCTGCTTACGCCCAATCTCGTCTATCCGTTTCCGCATTTCCGTTTCCTGCTGTTTTTTGCGGCTCATGGTGCTATAGTTCTGGCTTCCCTGTACATGACCTGGGTAGAAGGTTACAAGCCGACCTTACGGTCGGTCTTCTTCACCATGCTCTGCCTGAACATTGTCGCAGCCTGTGTTTATGCCGCCAATACAATGCTTGGCTCCAACTATATGTTTCTGGCGCATAAACCAAGTACCTTTTCGGTTCTGGACTATTTCGGGCCTTATCCTTACTATCTGCTGGTTGAAGAAGCCTTTG
Coding sequences:
- a CDS encoding collagen binding domain-containing protein — encoded protein: MVKRRVNIAIVFLMLIVQVAYSIGFTTQATAAGIEADRDIITSVSMAVYGPDGQTVTGDVYDVESTVSLDYTWSLPDGHGYVSGDTFTLLLPEQFQLYNDIGGTLVSDDGEVGSFTVSQSTHQVVMTFNGYIENHANVQGTLRINTKFDKTKIPGSGVEEILFPVNGGTQSIVVSFRPEVGSTIEKQGSSSGYNASTIQWTVDVNKKLETVAGAAVTDPIPAGLAMDSTVTLAVYALTVQLDGSVVQGAPVDSSKYTAEVSDGVLQVRFTDSAISSAYRIAYTTAISSETKHTFTNTATFTGEGRTPASSSATVTVERGGTLKKMSAGYEWNTQTVSWAIEYNYNSKSIPQVNAVLEDLFDESHELIAGSLKVYPVVLNSAGNAVKGQTLTENTDYSVTDITAAGKKGFKLQFANDLTSPYRIEYKIKAADRVFEDTVITNTVTEGTYSSSATQLVRPAIIYKNLSGIDYKNKTTDWKITFNFDGYPMDNVVVTDSFPSGGQKFVPDSIVVRDSKGKVLDSSAYTLDYKTPVEPNASFTVKFASAISGYYTITYQTQFSNDWLTGSSDNFLNRARIDWIDSKGIARWTHADGLFIPRAEVKKNGFKTGSYNAAAKEITWTVGANYNGKEIADPVLTDLLTAGQTLVPGSLKIYDMNIDTKGNSTKGSEISNTAYTYTVSSSNELKVEFADAINKPYFIEFNTSLAGQLIDKMITNTAQLRDGAKKVSKDLTATLEIRHGGEYIYKNGLQNGDKVNWSIAINRTQSFVKDAKIVDVPSTNQILLPDTFHLYPTAVSAAGEVTKSGPKLVKDIDYTLNLITDAAGNRSFELSFTRDISTAFILEYQSLIVANTGDKLVNTVNFSGNNAVLVEKDTSTEVIVGVSSGSGTGSGERGSLAVKKVDAVNVDRPLAGAVFELYRVNGTERVLVNTVTTDAEGSAVFNNLWLGGYVLIEKAAPQGYLLDGKEYPVTIGSAARVNLTVLNAEEVPVPTTTPTPVPTESAAPTESPGGGTVTPAPTEGPVATSTASPVPTSPVTPGVPGGTPTSGTTGPVVPGVIVDDDEIPGGAVPVPAATPSPAVTPSTPLVPGEEIATDDDIPLGGVDIEDDGIPQGGVDIEDDDIPQGTVTNQAGGMLPQTGENSPMPIYLTGMALILAGVILSRVFKRGNKQE
- a CDS encoding TIGR02206 family membrane protein, whose product is MNAAAFFDRRHETDFAMFSPSHFIALAVVILICILLYINRNALRSHPARRKLFRILLAGLLLSSEAALHIWYLSQDIWKNGLSLPLELCGITLLLSAVMLLTRSRLLYSFLYFAGIGGAGIALLTPNLVYPFPHFRFLLFFAAHGAIVLASLYMTWVEGYKPTLRSVFFTMLCLNIVAACVYAANTMLGSNYMFLAHKPSTFSVLDYFGPYPYYLLVEEAFALILFLLMYLVFFWLPQRSSRIPVQTRSSGDI